A single genomic interval of Magnetococcales bacterium harbors:
- a CDS encoding site-specific integrase has translation MTLQEALDRYIEEISLKKSPQGHDRDVRLARIILDRMDPEQPLIDVSPLVLDRYREQRLKEASPTTVSKDTELLRDLFRVALAHWNLPLEGNPVHALAEHGPGPDRTTRLAPGERLRLVAACDHYTNPILGLVVRIVLETGLRKGEILALKCDAVDPRRRICHVPRLQRNAPRQLPLTRTAVLLFQRALDLEDRPEETEWIFYGEPSRFGDRKPYALDRVFKKVTAKARLKRIAFDDLRSEAIATMAEAGLTEGEIAAITGVRQIRISRKAPEYQIERLLQRLDALFPESSPPPPIASEEVDDTEPLPPEKKRKPINRRTGGGFGQPKKY, from the coding sequence ATGACCCTTCAAGAGGCGCTTGATCGATATATCGAGGAAATCTCCCTGAAAAAATCGCCCCAGGGACACGATCGGGATGTACGGCTCGCCCGCATCATCCTCGACCGCATGGACCCGGAGCAACCGTTGATCGATGTCTCGCCCCTCGTCCTCGACCGCTATCGCGAGCAACGCCTGAAAGAAGCCAGCCCCACCACCGTTTCCAAGGATACCGAACTCCTTCGGGACCTGTTCCGGGTCGCCCTCGCCCATTGGAACCTCCCCCTGGAGGGAAACCCTGTCCACGCCCTGGCAGAACATGGCCCGGGTCCTGATCGCACCACCAGACTCGCCCCCGGAGAACGCCTGCGGCTTGTGGCGGCCTGTGACCACTACACCAATCCCATTCTCGGACTCGTCGTCCGGATCGTCCTGGAGACAGGCCTGCGCAAAGGAGAAATCCTCGCCCTCAAATGCGACGCCGTCGATCCGAGACGCCGGATCTGCCATGTCCCCCGCCTGCAACGCAACGCCCCACGGCAACTTCCCCTCACCCGGACCGCGGTCCTATTGTTTCAACGCGCCCTGGACCTGGAAGACCGCCCCGAGGAGACCGAATGGATTTTTTATGGCGAACCCAGCCGTTTCGGTGATCGCAAACCCTACGCCCTCGACCGCGTCTTCAAGAAGGTCACCGCCAAGGCCAGACTCAAACGGATCGCCTTCGACGACCTGCGCTCCGAGGCAATCGCCACCATGGCCGAAGCGGGTCTGACCGAGGGCGAAATCGCCGCGATCACCGGTGTACGTCAGATCAGGATTTCCCGAAAGGCCCCCGAATACCAGATCGAACGCCTCCTGCAACGCCTGGATGCCCTGTTTCCGGAATCCTCCCCCCCCCCCCCCATCGCTTCCGAAGAGGTCGATGACACCGAACCCCTCCCACCAGAAAAAAAACGCAAGCCAATCAACCGTCGTACCGGAGGAGGGTTCGGACAACCGAAAAAATATTGA
- a CDS encoding prepilin-type N-terminal cleavage/methylation domain-containing protein, producing MDGSEEPDRTGWFFDWPPVGGRGSCSGFTLLEMAMVLLILGLLLGGMLGPLSQRQEVNRRQEGEALLREVHDTLMGFVMTHGYFPCPDGDGDGREDRKDMGCDGSMVIAGDVFLGQLPHVTLGVGRMDPWNNRLRYAVDAAFVDGGTSPLPPFSGKDRGRIAVTNGIDQTPVVVVSHGGNGLGAVNAVNLLQGPATSLSERENSDRDARFVLDEYREDPEHAFDDLLTWISPNLLALRMTQVGKPLR from the coding sequence ATGGACGGGTCGGAAGAACCCGATCGGACGGGATGGTTCTTCGATTGGCCGCCGGTGGGGGGCAGGGGGTCGTGTTCCGGCTTCACCCTGTTGGAAATGGCCATGGTCTTGTTGATTCTCGGATTGTTGCTGGGTGGCATGCTCGGGCCTCTGTCCCAGCGTCAGGAGGTCAACCGGCGTCAGGAGGGAGAGGCGTTGTTGCGCGAGGTCCATGATACCCTGATGGGATTCGTCATGACGCATGGTTATTTTCCTTGTCCCGATGGGGATGGCGATGGTCGGGAGGATCGCAAGGACATGGGCTGCGACGGGTCGATGGTGATTGCGGGGGATGTTTTTCTCGGTCAACTGCCGCATGTGACCCTCGGGGTGGGCCGTATGGATCCCTGGAACAACCGTTTGCGGTATGCGGTCGATGCGGCGTTCGTCGATGGCGGTACCAGCCCACTGCCCCCTTTTTCCGGCAAGGATCGGGGACGCATCGCGGTGACGAACGGCATCGATCAGACTCCGGTGGTTGTGGTCAGTCATGGTGGCAATGGCCTGGGGGCCGTGAATGCCGTCAATCTTCTCCAGGGGCCGGCAACAAGCCTTTCGGAACGGGAAAACAGCGATCGTGACGCCCGGTTTGTCCTCGATGAGTATCGGGAAGACCCGGAGCATGCGTTTGACGACCTGTTGACCTGGATTTCTCCCAACCTGCTTGCCCTGCGCATGACCCAGGTCGGAAAACCCTTGCGATGA
- the gltB gene encoding glutamate synthase large subunit, which translates to MKFPGMPNKTGLYDPRFEHDACGIGFVAQINGTPSHDIIETGLGVLINMTHRGATGSDPLTGDGAGIMIQMPDAFMRQECRELGIDLPPFGDYGVGTIFLPKDTLLRESCCRLVENTIAEEGQMFLGWRDVPVSVDARIGYTSKASEPAIRQVIVGVRNRPGNADELWLERKLFIIRRRIEKQVLGYGPEEVKAFHICSLSSRTMLYKGMFLADQLGDYFPDLREPAMVSAFAMVHHRYSTNTFPTWHLAHPFRMICHNGEINTLRGNINWMRAREASLSSDLFGSDINKLFPIVPEGISDSASFDRAVEFLTISGRSLPHAMMMMIPEAWENHKQMDADRRAFYEFNASIMEPWDGPAAVAFADGRYIGATLDRNGLRPARYIVTKGGQCIMASEAGTVFVPPEEELYSWRLQPGRMFVIDLKRGCIIDDHEIKSEIIGAKPYRQWVENGLQRLENLPAGGTEATESEPLHLRQLALGYTEEDLSVLMAPMGLNGEEPIGSMGNDAALAVLSDRPVALFAYFKQLFAQVTNPPIDPIREELVMSLNMQLGPVGNLLDETPEHMNRIALAQPILTNADLEKIRAVRTKGLLAATFSTLFSKAQGAIGMRRALSDLFNQISQALAQGVNLIILSDRGINAEMLSIPILLATSAVHHNLIRAGDRNKASIIVESAEVREVNHFSLLVGYGANAINPYMAFETLADLCEKKLFFGDLPAKTVQYNYVKAINKGMLKVFSKMGISTLFSYCGAQIYEAIGLDHYVVERYFTGTVSRIQGITLDQIAEEAIRRHQRAYGEEVRFIPPLDIGGEYKYRMGGERHLWNPETLTRLQRATRNNDYRIFKEFTRLIDQQAEALCTLRGLFTLKKAHAPVPLSQVEPASEIVKRFVTGAMSYGSISKEAHETLAVAMNRIGGQSNTGEGGEDPERFNPRPNGDMARSAIKQVASGRFGVSSHYLVNSNEMQIKIAQGAKPGEGGQLPGHKVNETVAKVRNTTPGVTLISPPPHHDIYSIEDLAQLIFDLKNVHPEARVSVKLVAEVGVGTVAAGVSKAHADMVLISGGDGGTGASPLSSIKHAGIPWELGLAESQQTLVLNDLRGRIRLQVDGQLRTGRDVAIAALLGAEEFGFSTAPLVVEGCIMMRKCHLGTCPVGIATQELELRKKFTGKPEYLVNYFFFVANELREIMATMGFRRVDDMIGRVDRIQPERAINHWKARGLDFSAILRKPDVPSNIAIRKVMDQDHGIDKVLDLKLVDLAYRAFETGQPLEIRLPIHNTDRTVGAMLGGEISKRFGADGLPDNTINIQFSGVAGQSFGAFNVKGVSLSLEGAANDYVGKGMSGGRISIRFHPASQLIPEENIIAGNTILYGATGGEAYFSGVVGERFAVRNSGAVAVVEGLGDHGCEYMTGGVVVVLGKTGRNFAAGMSGGVAYVLDRDGRFRSRCNTSMVALDTLDPGDEQVLREVIEKHQRYTSSRLAQRILEDWQQKRLQFIKVMPHEYRRVLEKMKAKEAVGHG; encoded by the coding sequence ATGAAATTTCCCGGAATGCCCAACAAAACCGGCCTCTACGATCCCCGATTCGAACACGACGCCTGCGGCATCGGCTTCGTCGCTCAGATCAATGGAACCCCATCCCACGACATCATCGAGACCGGCCTCGGGGTCCTGATCAACATGACCCATCGTGGCGCCACCGGATCCGATCCCCTCACCGGCGACGGCGCGGGAATCATGATCCAGATGCCCGATGCCTTCATGCGGCAGGAGTGCCGTGAACTGGGGATCGATCTGCCGCCGTTCGGCGACTACGGCGTCGGAACCATTTTTCTTCCCAAGGATACCCTCCTCAGGGAATCCTGCTGCCGTCTGGTGGAAAACACCATCGCCGAGGAAGGACAGATGTTCCTGGGATGGCGTGATGTCCCGGTGAGCGTCGATGCCCGTATCGGGTACACTTCGAAAGCCTCCGAACCGGCCATCCGCCAGGTCATCGTCGGCGTCCGCAATCGTCCTGGCAATGCCGACGAACTGTGGCTCGAACGCAAACTGTTCATCATCCGCCGCCGCATCGAAAAACAGGTGCTGGGATACGGTCCCGAAGAGGTGAAGGCGTTTCACATTTGCAGTCTCTCCTCCCGGACCATGCTCTACAAGGGGATGTTCCTGGCCGACCAGTTGGGCGATTATTTTCCCGATCTCAGGGAACCCGCCATGGTTTCCGCCTTCGCCATGGTCCACCATCGGTACTCGACCAACACCTTTCCCACCTGGCATCTGGCCCATCCCTTCCGGATGATCTGCCACAACGGCGAAATCAACACGCTCCGAGGCAACATCAACTGGATGCGGGCACGCGAGGCGTCGCTTTCGTCGGATCTTTTCGGCAGCGACATCAACAAGCTGTTTCCCATCGTCCCGGAGGGAATCTCCGATTCCGCCTCCTTCGATCGGGCGGTGGAATTTCTGACCATCAGCGGTCGGTCGTTGCCTCATGCCATGATGATGATGATTCCGGAGGCCTGGGAAAATCATAAACAGATGGATGCCGACCGGCGCGCCTTTTATGAATTCAACGCCTCCATCATGGAACCCTGGGACGGACCCGCGGCGGTTGCATTTGCCGACGGGCGCTACATCGGGGCGACCCTGGATCGCAACGGTCTTCGTCCCGCCCGCTACATCGTCACCAAGGGGGGCCAGTGCATCATGGCGTCCGAGGCGGGGACAGTCTTTGTCCCGCCGGAGGAAGAACTCTATTCCTGGCGTCTGCAACCGGGGCGGATGTTTGTCATCGACCTGAAACGGGGATGCATCATCGACGATCATGAAATCAAGTCGGAGATTATCGGCGCCAAGCCCTACCGCCAATGGGTCGAAAACGGCCTGCAACGGCTGGAGAATCTTCCGGCAGGGGGGACCGAGGCGACCGAATCGGAACCCTTGCATCTGCGCCAGCTCGCCCTGGGCTATACCGAGGAGGATCTGAGCGTCCTCATGGCCCCCATGGGGCTGAATGGCGAGGAGCCGATCGGCTCCATGGGCAACGATGCCGCCCTTGCGGTCTTGTCGGATCGACCGGTCGCTTTGTTTGCCTATTTCAAACAGCTGTTTGCCCAGGTGACCAATCCCCCCATCGACCCGATCCGCGAGGAACTGGTCATGAGCCTCAACATGCAGTTGGGGCCGGTGGGCAATCTCCTGGACGAAACCCCGGAACACATGAACCGCATTGCCCTGGCGCAACCGATCCTCACCAACGCCGATCTGGAAAAGATTCGCGCCGTGCGGACCAAGGGGTTGCTGGCGGCAACCTTTTCCACCCTGTTTTCCAAGGCCCAGGGGGCCATCGGCATGCGGCGGGCCCTTTCGGACCTGTTCAACCAGATTTCCCAGGCCCTGGCCCAGGGGGTCAACCTGATCATTCTGAGCGATCGCGGAATCAACGCCGAGATGCTCTCGATCCCCATTCTTCTGGCCACCTCCGCCGTCCATCACAATCTGATCCGCGCCGGCGACCGCAACAAGGCCAGCATCATCGTCGAATCGGCGGAAGTGCGCGAGGTCAATCATTTTTCCCTTCTGGTGGGGTACGGGGCCAACGCCATCAATCCCTACATGGCGTTCGAGACCCTGGCCGATCTGTGCGAGAAAAAATTATTCTTTGGCGATCTTCCGGCCAAGACGGTGCAATACAATTATGTCAAGGCGATCAACAAGGGGATGTTGAAGGTTTTCTCCAAGATGGGGATCTCCACCCTGTTCAGCTATTGCGGGGCGCAGATTTACGAGGCCATCGGGCTGGATCATTATGTGGTGGAACGCTATTTTACCGGAACCGTTTCCCGGATCCAGGGGATCACCCTCGATCAGATCGCCGAAGAGGCGATCCGCCGGCATCAACGGGCCTACGGCGAAGAGGTTCGCTTCATCCCTCCCCTGGATATTGGCGGCGAATACAAATACCGCATGGGTGGCGAGCGCCATCTGTGGAATCCGGAGACGTTGACCCGGCTGCAACGGGCCACCCGCAACAACGATTACCGTATTTTCAAGGAATTCACCCGTCTGATCGATCAACAGGCGGAGGCGCTGTGTACGTTGCGTGGACTGTTCACTTTGAAGAAGGCCCATGCTCCGGTGCCCCTGTCCCAGGTCGAACCGGCCTCGGAAATCGTCAAACGGTTCGTGACCGGGGCCATGTCCTATGGATCGATCTCCAAGGAGGCCCATGAAACCCTTGCCGTCGCCATGAACCGCATCGGCGGGCAATCCAATACCGGCGAAGGCGGGGAGGACCCGGAACGGTTCAATCCGCGGCCCAATGGAGACATGGCCCGCAGCGCCATCAAGCAGGTCGCCTCGGGTCGGTTCGGGGTCAGCAGTCACTATCTGGTCAACAGCAACGAAATGCAGATCAAGATCGCCCAGGGGGCCAAGCCGGGCGAGGGGGGCCAGCTTCCCGGCCACAAGGTCAACGAAACGGTCGCGAAGGTGCGCAATACGACGCCGGGGGTGACGCTGATCTCGCCGCCGCCGCACCACGACATCTATTCCATCGAAGACCTGGCGCAATTGATCTTCGACCTGAAAAACGTCCATCCCGAGGCCCGGGTTTCGGTCAAACTGGTGGCCGAGGTCGGGGTGGGGACCGTGGCGGCGGGGGTTTCGAAGGCGCATGCCGACATGGTGCTGATCTCGGGGGGCGACGGGGGCACGGGGGCCAGTCCCCTGAGTTCGATCAAGCACGCGGGAATCCCCTGGGAACTGGGGCTGGCCGAATCGCAGCAGACCCTGGTTCTCAACGATTTGCGGGGACGGATCCGGCTCCAGGTCGATGGACAGTTGCGCACCGGTCGGGATGTGGCGATCGCCGCATTGCTTGGCGCGGAGGAGTTCGGTTTTTCCACTGCGCCATTGGTGGTCGAAGGGTGCATCATGATGCGCAAATGCCATCTGGGCACCTGCCCGGTCGGCATCGCCACCCAGGAATTGGAACTGCGCAAGAAGTTTACCGGAAAGCCGGAATACCTGGTCAATTATTTTTTCTTTGTCGCCAACGAACTGCGCGAGATCATGGCCACCATGGGCTTCCGTCGCGTGGATGACATGATTGGCCGGGTCGATCGGATTCAGCCGGAACGGGCGATCAACCATTGGAAGGCCAGGGGGCTTGATTTTTCCGCGATCCTCAGAAAACCGGATGTCCCGTCCAACATCGCCATCCGCAAGGTCATGGACCAGGACCATGGCATCGACAAGGTATTGGATCTGAAGCTGGTCGATCTGGCCTATCGGGCGTTCGAGACCGGGCAACCATTGGAAATCCGCCTCCCCATCCACAATACCGATCGCACCGTCGGGGCGATGCTTGGGGGGGAAATCTCCAAGCGGTTCGGGGCCGATGGTCTGCCGGACAATACCATCAACATTCAATTCAGTGGTGTTGCGGGACAAAGTTTCGGCGCCTTCAATGTCAAGGGGGTCTCCCTGAGTCTTGAAGGGGCTGCCAACGACTATGTCGGCAAGGGGATGTCGGGGGGACGGATCAGCATTCGCTTTCATCCTGCCTCGCAATTGATTCCCGAGGAGAACATCATCGCCGGCAACACCATTCTTTACGGGGCCACCGGGGGTGAGGCCTATTTCAGTGGTGTCGTCGGGGAGCGGTTCGCGGTGCGCAACTCAGGGGCGGTTGCGGTGGTGGAGGGGCTGGGAGATCATGGCTGTGAATACATGACCGGCGGGGTGGTCGTGGTTCTGGGCAAGACGGGGCGCAACTTTGCCGCGGGAATGAGTGGCGGGGTCGCCTATGTCCTGGATCGGGACGGGCGTTTCCGGAGTCGGTGCAACACCTCCATGGTGGCCCTGGATACCCTGGACCCCGGAGATGAACAGGTGTTGCGGGAGGTCATCGAAAAACATCAACGTTACACGTCCAGCCGGTTGGCCCAGCGCATCCTGGAGGACTGGCAGCAAAAACGTCTGCAATTCATCAAGGTCATGCCCCATGAATACCGAAGGGTCCTTGAAAAAATGAAAGCGAAGGAGGCCGTTGGTCATGGGTAA
- a CDS encoding glutamate synthase subunit beta, translating into MGKATGFMEINREMPEERDVLERIRDYKELYHPFATDRVQEQASRCMDCGVPFCHTGCSLNNIIPQWNDWVYRDRWDLAVETLHRTNNFPEFTGRICPAPCESACVVGINREPVTIREIERTIAEEGWRRGLIVPRPAREKTGKKVVIVGSGPAGLAAAQQLARLGHEVTVLEKNERAGGLLRFGIPDFKLDKHVIDRRLEQLVAEGVQIQTGVHAGRDLSLSQLRKDYDAILLCGGSEVPRDLPIPGRNLKGIHFAMDFLTGQNRRVAGIAVAPDKEITASGKHVVVIGGGDTGSDCVGTSIRHGALSVTQLELLPKPPDDRAPETPWPSWPHMLRTSTSHKEGCKRIWSIQSKGFAGSKGTVEQLECIRLLWEQREDGGQMIMKEIPESRFVLKADLVLLAMGFVHPEKGGVLEGLELDARGNVRVDRNQMTSVPGIFAAGDMATGQSLVLRAIAGGRSAAAGVDRWLKSR; encoded by the coding sequence ATGGGTAAAGCCACGGGGTTCATGGAAATCAATCGCGAAATGCCCGAAGAACGGGATGTCTTGGAGCGGATTCGCGACTACAAGGAATTGTATCATCCTTTTGCCACCGACAGGGTTCAGGAACAGGCCTCCCGGTGCATGGACTGCGGGGTTCCCTTCTGTCATACCGGCTGTTCCCTGAACAATATCATTCCGCAGTGGAATGATTGGGTCTATCGGGACCGATGGGATCTTGCGGTGGAAACGTTGCACCGCACCAACAATTTTCCCGAATTTACCGGAAGAATCTGCCCGGCGCCGTGCGAGAGCGCCTGTGTGGTGGGGATCAATCGCGAACCGGTGACCATCCGCGAAATCGAACGGACCATCGCCGAGGAAGGATGGCGGCGCGGATTGATCGTTCCGCGACCCGCCCGCGAAAAAACCGGGAAAAAAGTGGTCATTGTCGGTTCGGGACCCGCGGGATTGGCAGCGGCGCAACAGTTGGCCCGTCTGGGACACGAGGTTACAGTCCTTGAAAAGAATGAACGGGCCGGAGGTCTGCTTCGTTTTGGCATCCCCGACTTCAAACTGGACAAACATGTCATCGATCGCCGCCTGGAACAACTGGTCGCCGAAGGGGTCCAGATTCAGACGGGTGTGCATGCGGGACGGGACCTATCCCTTTCCCAACTCCGGAAGGATTATGATGCCATCCTTCTCTGTGGTGGTTCGGAGGTTCCACGGGATCTTCCCATCCCCGGACGGAATCTGAAGGGGATCCATTTTGCGATGGATTTTCTGACCGGTCAGAATCGACGTGTCGCCGGCATTGCCGTTGCTCCGGACAAGGAAATCACGGCTTCCGGGAAACATGTGGTGGTGATCGGCGGCGGCGATACCGGATCGGACTGTGTCGGGACCTCGATTCGTCATGGGGCGCTGAGTGTGACCCAACTTGAACTTCTTCCCAAGCCGCCCGATGATCGCGCCCCCGAAACCCCCTGGCCCTCATGGCCGCACATGTTGCGTACCTCGACCTCGCACAAGGAAGGATGCAAGCGGATCTGGAGTATTCAAAGCAAGGGATTTGCCGGATCAAAGGGGACGGTGGAACAGCTTGAATGCATTCGCCTCCTGTGGGAACAACGGGAAGATGGTGGTCAGATGATCATGAAGGAGATTCCCGAAAGCCGTTTTGTATTGAAGGCGGATCTGGTATTGCTGGCCATGGGGTTTGTCCATCCCGAAAAAGGAGGGGTGTTGGAAGGGCTTGAGTTGGATGCCCGGGGTAATGTTCGTGTCGATCGCAATCAGATGACGAGCGTTCCTGGGATTTTTGCCGCCGGCGACATGGCGACAGGTCAATCGCTGGTCCTGCGGGCGATCGCTGGTGGCCGGAGTGCCGCGGCAGGGGTGGACCGGTGGTTGAAGTCACGATGA
- the zapB gene encoding cell division protein ZapB translates to MDDHGMNSSGPQGTAMHASGDGSRLLDLLGQLEVRWGRMMELIGRLRDENAFLQEQLSDREEKSGLLESRYQEANQRAEGLLREREETEQRMGALLERIRQFENIQ, encoded by the coding sequence ATGGACGACCATGGCATGAATTCCTCCGGGCCGCAGGGAACCGCAATGCATGCATCGGGAGACGGAAGCCGATTGCTTGATCTTTTGGGGCAACTTGAAGTCCGGTGGGGGCGAATGATGGAGCTGATCGGACGCCTTCGCGATGAAAATGCCTTTCTTCAGGAACAACTGAGCGACCGTGAGGAAAAATCGGGTCTGTTGGAGTCGCGGTATCAGGAAGCCAATCAGCGTGCCGAAGGATTGCTTCGTGAACGGGAAGAGACCGAGCAGCGGATGGGTGCGCTTTTGGAGCGGATCAGGCAATTTGAAAACATCCAATAG
- a CDS encoding cell division protein ZapA, protein MSEFVEIKIHGQLFRMRAKDGGGDLQRIARHVDEVISQMARHFSKEPGHRVAIMAAMQIADALFQESARREMAGLGQAETRKIEESLTRLIAESDRVLGTTA, encoded by the coding sequence ATGTCGGAATTTGTTGAAATCAAGATCCATGGCCAACTGTTTCGCATGCGTGCCAAGGATGGCGGAGGCGATTTGCAACGCATCGCCCGGCATGTGGACGAGGTCATTTCCCAGATGGCCCGTCATTTCAGCAAGGAACCGGGTCATCGTGTCGCCATCATGGCCGCCATGCAGATTGCCGATGCGCTGTTCCAGGAATCGGCGCGCCGGGAAATGGCGGGGCTGGGGCAGGCCGAAACCCGGAAAATCGAGGAGTCGTTGACCCGGTTGATTGCCGAGAGTGATCGGGTTCTGGGAACGACGGCATGA
- a CDS encoding 5-formyltetrahydrofolate cyclo-ligase — protein MHGDKKVLRNRLREARRSLSDEDAARSSLQAGQAAISLAAYVRARSIGLYYPFDREVDTGFLRTHAVHVKKKVALPVVDPRGGGMVFVCWTPDTPMERGPFGIWQPRRTGKDGDTVRPGGMDVLFLPVVGFDRHGGRLGYGGGFFDRYLEGDRVVCRVGLAYGFQEVVSLPVERHDQKLHYVITENGVIPMPDAPLAS, from the coding sequence ATGCACGGGGACAAGAAGGTATTGCGGAACCGATTGCGGGAAGCGCGACGATCGCTTTCCGATGAGGATGCCGCCCGATCGAGTCTCCAAGCAGGTCAGGCGGCAATTTCTTTGGCTGCCTATGTCCGCGCCCGTTCCATCGGTCTGTATTATCCGTTTGATCGTGAAGTCGATACGGGATTTCTGCGGACGCATGCGGTACACGTCAAGAAAAAGGTTGCCCTTCCAGTGGTTGATCCCAGGGGAGGTGGCATGGTTTTTGTTTGCTGGACCCCGGACACGCCGATGGAACGGGGTCCATTCGGGATCTGGCAACCCAGACGCACGGGAAAGGATGGGGACACGGTGCGTCCCGGGGGGATGGATGTATTGTTTTTGCCGGTGGTCGGATTTGACAGACATGGGGGACGTTTGGGGTATGGAGGAGGTTTTTTCGATCGCTATCTGGAGGGGGACCGGGTGGTGTGTCGGGTAGGATTGGCCTATGGTTTTCAGGAGGTCGTGTCCCTGCCGGTCGAACGCCATGATCAAAAATTGCATTATGTGATTACCGAAAATGGGGTCATTCCGATGCCGGATGCGCCTCTTGCGTCATAA
- the rny gene encoding ribonuclease Y, with protein MQVMTISALLTGLIVGAAISFAVVFFRQRAEQQSLRQREERAQQLIEAAEEKTARIAGEIELRQKAAQLQMEEETKSKFQAVEEELARQKGRMDKREEQLDRKFDQLDQRERENERQRKQLEEMNQAIATRKKEYEDLVIQAQQRLEQVARMSEDAARAELMSRFEEDARNISGRLFKQLETEAKENADRRAREIIATSIQRLAGEFVSEQTVSVVALPSEEMKGRIIGREGRNIRALETATGCDLIIDDTPEAVVISGFNPVRRQVARLALEELIGDGRIHPARIESVVKKATQSIQNEIKEAGEKAVFEVGLTDVHPEMIKLLGTLKFRTSYTQNVLSHSVEVAFLCGAMAEELGLNGSLARRCGLLHDIGKAVDHEIQGSHAVIGGQLAKKYREKPIVVNAVWSHHFDIEPNSVYGPLTNAADALSAARPGARRENVETYLKRLEQLEEIATSFNGVEKAFAIQAGREVRVIVHYDKVNDEGSMMLARDIANRVENEMTYPGQIKVTVIREMRTTHIAN; from the coding sequence ATGCAGGTCATGACGATTTCCGCCCTGTTGACCGGATTGATCGTGGGGGCGGCCATTTCCTTTGCAGTTGTTTTTTTCCGACAGCGCGCCGAGCAGCAATCGCTGCGTCAGCGGGAAGAAAGAGCGCAACAGCTCATCGAGGCAGCGGAGGAAAAAACCGCCCGGATTGCCGGAGAGATCGAACTGCGCCAGAAGGCGGCGCAACTTCAGATGGAGGAGGAGACCAAGAGCAAGTTTCAGGCGGTCGAGGAGGAGTTGGCCCGGCAAAAAGGTCGCATGGATAAACGGGAAGAACAGCTTGATCGCAAATTTGACCAGTTGGATCAGCGGGAACGGGAGAATGAGCGGCAGCGCAAACAGCTTGAGGAGATGAATCAGGCGATCGCCACACGCAAGAAGGAGTATGAGGACCTGGTGATTCAGGCGCAACAGCGGTTGGAGCAGGTTGCCCGGATGAGCGAGGATGCGGCCCGGGCGGAGTTGATGTCCCGGTTCGAGGAAGATGCGCGCAACATCTCGGGACGATTGTTCAAGCAATTGGAGACCGAAGCGAAGGAAAATGCCGATCGCCGGGCGCGGGAGATCATTGCCACGTCGATTCAGCGCTTGGCGGGGGAATTTGTATCGGAGCAGACGGTTTCGGTGGTTGCCCTGCCCAGTGAGGAGATGAAGGGGCGGATCATTGGGCGGGAGGGGCGCAATATTCGGGCGTTGGAGACGGCGACGGGGTGTGATTTGATCATCGACGACACCCCCGAGGCAGTGGTCATTTCCGGTTTCAATCCGGTTCGGCGGCAGGTGGCGCGTTTGGCGCTTGAGGAGTTGATCGGCGATGGCCGCATCCATCCGGCGCGGATCGAAAGCGTGGTGAAGAAGGCGACCCAGAGTATTCAGAACGAGATCAAGGAGGCGGGCGAAAAGGCGGTGTTCGAGGTTGGTTTGACCGATGTCCATCCTGAAATGATTAAATTGTTGGGAACGCTCAAATTTCGGACTTCCTACACGCAGAACGTCCTGTCGCATTCGGTGGAAGTGGCGTTTCTTTGCGGGGCAATGGCCGAGGAGTTGGGTTTGAATGGCAGTCTGGCGCGTCGCTGTGGTTTGCTGCACGACATCGGCAAGGCCGTGGATCATGAGATCCAGGGATCCCATGCGGTGATCGGCGGGCAGTTGGCGAAGAAGTATCGGGAAAAGCCGATTGTCGTCAATGCCGTCTGGTCGCATCATTTCGACATCGAGCCCAATTCGGTCTATGGGCCCTTGACCAATGCTGCGGATGCCCTTTCGGCGGCGCGACCGGGGGCGCGGCGGGAGAATGTGGAAACCTATCTGAAGCGCCTGGAGCAGTTGGAGGAGATCGCTACCAGTTTCAATGGGGTGGAGAAGGCGTTTGCCATTCAGGCCGGGCGCGAGGTCCGGGTGATCGTGCATTATGACAAGGTCAATGATGAGGGGTCGATGATGTTGGCGCGGGATATTGCCAACAGGGTGGAGAATGAGATGACCTATCCGGGGCAGATCAAGGTCACGGTGATTCGGGAGATGCGGACGACGCACATCGCCAATTAG
- a CDS encoding HigA family addiction module antidote protein has protein sequence MRMHNPPHPGEVIRELCLVPLELSVTKAAEGLGVTRKTLSSLLNGRSGISPEMAIRLSKSFGGSPESWLSQQMMYDLWETEHRVGEINVTVFNGVLAKFDQN, from the coding sequence ATGCGCATGCACAATCCACCACACCCGGGTGAAGTGATCCGGGAATTGTGTCTCGTCCCACTGGAACTTTCGGTGACCAAGGCGGCGGAAGGATTGGGGGTCACCCGGAAAACACTTTCTTCTCTTTTGAATGGCCGATCCGGTATTTCCCCAGAAATGGCGATCCGCCTTTCCAAGTCCTTCGGAGGAAGCCCGGAAAGCTGGCTGTCACAGCAAATGATGTATGATCTCTGGGAAACAGAACATAGGGTCGGTGAAATCAATGTTACTGTTTTCAATGGCGTTCTTGCAAAATTCGATCAAAATTGA